The following coding sequences are from one Musa acuminata AAA Group cultivar baxijiao chromosome BXJ2-4, Cavendish_Baxijiao_AAA, whole genome shotgun sequence window:
- the LOC135581755 gene encoding uncharacterized protein LOC135581755: MEVAACDGPPGAEGTKDQRRASLSMGQRGQGMKRTTDLGLMDGGRQVAQQSLYLILSFSDHDLFFLERKPPPCWSQGPRDDDDTTTEWKATGSLLNPPTSSDLSTSKGLIQRY, encoded by the exons ATGGAGGTTGCAGCTTGTGATGGACCACCTGGAGCTGAAGGCACGAAAGACCAAAGAAGAGCATCTCTTTCCATGGGACAAAGGGGACAAGGCATGAAAAGAACCACTGACCTGGGGTTGATGGATGGAGGAAGACAAGTGGCACAGCAGAGCCTCTACTTAATCTTGTCATTCTCAGatcatgatctcttcttcttgGAAAGGAAGCCTCCTCCTTGTTGGTCACAGGGACCACGAGACGACGACGACACTACTACGGAATGGAAGGCAACAGGCAG CCTTTTAAATCCTCCAACCTCCTCAGACCTCTCCACATCCAAGGGGCTCATCCAGAGATACTGA
- the LOC103980476 gene encoding dehydrin Xero 1-like codes for MEYTRDEYGNPIRTDEYGNPLPVNQGYGIGAGAATKEQHHCGGTGGLHRSGSSSSSEDDGQGGRRKKKGLKEKVTGKLPGGHKSEKVHKEPETGTGTGEQHEKKGLMEKIKEKLPGHHKE; via the exons ATGGAGTATACGAGGGACGAGTACGGCAACCCGATACGCACGGACGAGTACGGCAACCCGCTGCCGGTGAACCAAGGATATGGAATTGGCGCCGGCGCCGCCACCAAGGAGCAGCACCACTGTGGCGGCACCGGTGGTCTCCACCGCTCCGGCAGCTCCAGCTCG TCTGAGGACGATGGGCAAGGGGGTCGGAGAAAGAAGAAGGGATTGAAGGAGAAGGTCACGGGGAAGCTGCCGGGTGGGCACAAGAGCGAGAAGGTGCACAAGGAGCCGGAGACCGGCACTGGCACTGGAGAACAGCATGAGAAGAAGGGATTGATGGAGAAGATCAAGGAGAAGCTGCCCGGCCACCACAAGGAGTAG
- the LOC135609502 gene encoding bZIP transcription factor 11-like, with the protein MASPSGTSSGSSLLLPTSGSEEDLHALMMDQKKRKRMISNRESARRSRMRKQKHLDDLTAQVNQLRKENSQILSSLTLTTQQCFAVEADNSVLRTQIMELTNRLQSLNEILLFLNGSNTIVRNGFLTGPWSSTCTNQPIMASAADNLLQH; encoded by the coding sequence ATGGCTTCTCCCAGTGGGACTTCTTCTGGGTCCAGCCTGCTGCTCCCGACCTCGGGCTCCGAAGAGGATCTGCATGCTCTGATGATGGACCAGAAGAAGCGAAAGCGGATGATATCGAACCGTGAGTCCGCGAGGCGGTCGAGGATGCGCAAGCAGAAGCATTTGGATGATCTGACGGCGCAGGTGAACCAGCTGAGGAAGGAGAACAGCCAGATCCTGTCATCCCTCACCCTCACCACGCAGCAGTGTTTCGCTGTGGAGGCCGACAACTCCGTTCTGCGCACCCAAATCATGGAGCTCACGAACAGGCTGCAATCCCTCAATGAGATCCTTCTCTTCTTGAACGGAAGCAACACCATCGTCCGCAATGGCTTCCTCACCGGTCCATGGAGCTCCACGTGCACGAACCAGCCCATCATGGCTTCAGCAGCAGACAACCTGCTTCAGCATTGA